The Arachis ipaensis cultivar K30076 chromosome B07, Araip1.1, whole genome shotgun sequence genome includes a window with the following:
- the LOC110265020 gene encoding uncharacterized protein LOC110265020, translated as MFFDYRNSEDTTEKCRKNAKNRSKQLYTHTGGLKILARCGEEKSELQGRRLSRGELWILTHKRRNASYIHPEARTISERIEEIEQHDESFRLLSQNNLLAQALGKEHPDRVRGVGFGPTSSQLFGTTSHQSSDGAQREETQRVLLELQVAAEKLKRKAVEEEVAAEKTKRQTVEDEVVAGKIKIQAMESALGCLIQEQGGGAAT; from the exons ATGTTTTTTGATTATCGTAATAGTGAAGACACAAcg GAGAAGTGTAGGAAAAATGCTAAGAATCGATCGAAGCAACTATACACTCACACTGGCGGTTTGAAAATCTTGGCAAGGTGTGGAGAAGAAAAG TCGGAACTCCAAGGGAGGAGACTTAGTAGAGGAGAGTTATGGATCTTAACGCACAAACGACGTAATGCCTCCTATATCCATCCAGAAGCTCGGACCATTAGT GAAAGGATTGAGGAGATTGAGCAACATGATGAATCCTTTAGACTGTTGTCTCAAAATAATTTGCTTGCTCAAGCTCTTGGAAAAGAGCACCCAGATAGAGTACGTGGCGTGGGTTTTGGACCGACTTCTAGTCAACTCTTTGGTACGACTTCCCATCAGTCGAGCGATGGAGCTCAAAGAGAGGAGACCCAAAGGGTGCTTCTTGAACTACAAGTGGCGGCCGAGAAATTAAAAAGGAAGGCAGTAGAGGAGGAGGTAGCAGCCGAGAAGACAAAAAGGCAAACAGTTGAGGATGAAGTAGTGGCCGGGAAGATAAAGATACAAGCAATGGAAAGTGCTCTGGGATGTCTAATTCAAGAGCAAGGTGGGGGAGCTGCCACATGA